The proteins below are encoded in one region of Helianthus annuus cultivar XRQ/B chromosome 2, HanXRQr2.0-SUNRISE, whole genome shotgun sequence:
- the LOC110927251 gene encoding probable aldo-keto reductase 2 yields MVMSKEVPQLKLGSQGLVVSAQGLGCMGMSAHYGPAKPEPEMIELIRQAIDSGITFLDTSDFYGPHTNEILIGKALKGGYREKVQVATKFGVRLIDGKPPVVCGDPTYVRSACEASLKRLDIDCIDLYYAHRIDTSIPIEVTMGELKKLVEEGKVKYIGLSEACASTIRRAHAVHPITAIQTEWSLWSRDLEDDIVPTCRELGIGIVPYSPLGRGFLAGGATLVKNLPEGDTRKEYPRFKNVEYNKIVFERVNEMATRKGCTAAQLALAWVHHQGIDVVPIPGTTKVENLNQNIKALSIKLTPTEMMELESYASSDVVKGDRHVYMQRTWINSETPPLST; encoded by the exons ATGGTCATGTCAAAGGAAGTGCCACAACTGAAACTAGGTTCACAAGGTCTGGTTGTTTCAGCACAGGGATTGGGTTGTATGGGTATGTCCGCACACTACGGACCAGCAAAGCCCGAACCAGAGATGATCGAGCTCATACGCCAGGCCATCGACTCTGGGATCACCTTCCTTGATACCTCCGACTTCTACGGCCCTCACACCAATGAAATCCTAATCGGCAAG GCTTTGAAAGGAGGATATAGAGAGAAAGTTCAAGTTGCTACTAAATTTGGAGTACGTTTGATAGATGGAAAGCCTCCGGTAGTTTGTGGTGATCCTACGTACGTCCGGTCTGCTTGTGAAGCTAGCTTGAAACGACTTGATATCGACTGCATTGATCTCTACTACGCTCATAGGATTGACACTAGTATCCCAATCGAAGTCACg ATGGGAGAACTAAAGAAACTGGTAGAGGAAGGCAAAGTGAAGTACATAGGGTTATCAGAAGCATGTGCTTCAACAATTAGAAGGGCTCATGCCGTACATCCTATAACCGCAATACAGACCGAGTGGTCTTTATGGTCACGAGATTTGGAGGATGATATTGTTCCTACTTGCAG agaacttggcatagggATTGTTCCATACAGTCCTCTTGGTAGGGGattcttggctggtggtgcaaCATTGGTTAAAAACTTGCCAGAGGGAGACACAAGGAAG GAATATCCGAGGTTTAAGAATGTTGAGTACAACAAGATTGTGTTCGAGCGGGTGAATGAGATGGCTACAAGGAAAGGGTGCACCGCGGCTCAACTAGCACTGGCGTGGGTGCACCACCAAGGAATCGATGTGGTTCCAATTCCtggaaccacaaaggttgaaaACTTGAACCAAAACATTAAAGCTTTGTCTATAAAGTTAACACCAACAGAAATGATGGAACTTGAATCATATGCTTCAAGTGATGTGGTGAAGGGGGATAGGCATGTATACATGCAAAGAACTTGGATAAATTCAGAGACTCCTCCACTGTCCACTTAG
- the LOC118488402 gene encoding probable aldo-keto reductase 5 codes for MASSKVSQLKLGSQGLIVSAQGLGCMGMSAHYGSAKPEPEMIKLIHQAIDSGVTFLDTSDFYGPHTNEILVGKALKEGYREKVQIATKFGVRLMDGKPPEVCGDPEYVRWACEASLKRLDVDYIDLYYAHRIDTRIPVEVMMGELKKLVEEGKVKYVGLSEACASTIRRAHAVHPITAIQTEWSLWSRDLEDDIVPTCRELGIGIVPYSPLGRGFLAGGPKLVKNLEEGDTRKDYPRFKNVEHNKTVFERVNEMATRKGCTAAQLALAWVHHQGSDVVPIPGTTKLENLNQNIGALSINLTPIEMMELESFASSDVVKGDRHVYMQRTWINSETPPLSSYYK; via the exons ATGGCATCATCAAAGGTGTCACAACTGAAGTTAGGTTCACAAGGTCTGATTGTTTCAGCACAAGGACTGGGTTGCATGGGTATGTCCGCACACTACGGATCAGCAAAACCCGAACCCGAAATGATCAAGCTCATCCACCAAGCCATCGACTCTGGGGTCACCTTCCTTGACACCTCCGACTTCTACGGCCCTCACACCAATGAAATCCTCGTCGGCAAG GCTTTGAAAGAGGGATATAGAGAGAAGGTTCAAATCGCTACAAAATTCGGAGTGCGGTTGATGGATGGAAAGCCTCCGGAGGTTTGTGGTGATCCCGAGTATGTCCGATGGGCTTGTGAAGCTAGCTTGAAAAGACTTGATGTTGACTATATCGATCTCTACTATGCTCATAGGATTGACACTCGTATCCCAGTCGAAGTCATG ATGGGAGAACTGAAGAAACTGGTAGAGGAAGGCAAAGTGAAGTATGTAGGGTTATCAGAAGCATGTGCTTCAACAATTAGAAGGGCTCATGCTGTTCATCCGATAACCGCAATACAGACCGAGTGGTCTTTATGGTCACGAGATTTGGAGGATGATATTGTTCCTACATGCAG AGAACTTGGCATTGGGATTGTTCCTTACAGTCCTCTTGGCAGGGGATTCTTGGCTGGTGGTCCTAAATTGGTGAAAAACTTGGAAGAGGGAGACACAAGGAAG GATTATCCAAGGTTTAAGAATGTTGAGCACAATAAGACTGTATTTGAGCGAGTGAATGAGATGGCTACAAGGAAAGGGTGCACAGCGGCTCAACTAGCATTGGCGTGGGTGCATCACCAAGGAAGCGATGTTGTTCCAATTCCAGGAACCACAAAGCTCGAAAATTTGAACCAAAACATTGGAGCTTTGTCTATAAATTTAACACCAATAGAAATGATGGAACTTGAATCATTTGCTTCAAGTGATGTGGTGAAGGGGGATAGGCATGTATACATGCAAAGGACTTGGATAAATTCAGAGACTCCACCATTGTCATCTTACTATAAATAA